The proteins below come from a single Chrysoperla carnea chromosome 1, inChrCarn1.1, whole genome shotgun sequence genomic window:
- the LOC123304943 gene encoding luciferin sulfotransferase-like: MSTIKYKTIDPNESNNAIDKNLYKYFINDFRKGYIEATDQKYVLPQYYVEFIEKIDNFEVYDTDVFVVTHPKTGTTWAQEMVWCIGNNLEVSDEYIYIRFPFLEVTTLFDLRDAPNALPAFFYKEFFTNSLEYIRKLPHPRFIKTHLPWELLPRQIRTGERKPKIIYVYRNPKDTCVSYYHHCVNGEGYKGDFNVFMELFLSGRLSFGPYPSHILSVVQQKHRNNVLILKYEEMKSDLKAVIKQVCEFLNKVYSEDDIDKLQKHLSFEVMKTNKAVNYDLFFGDGKFMRAGVIGSYKVDMSPDVVARFDKWIAENFANTGTSF, translated from the coding sequence AtgtcaacaataaaatataaaacaatcgATCCAAATGAATCAAACAACgcaattgataaaaatttatataaatattttataaatgattttcgtAAAGGTTATATTGAGGCAACCGACCAAAAATATGTCCTTCCACAATACTATGTTGAGTTCatcgaaaaaattgataattttgaagtGTACGACACTGACGTATTCGTGGTAACACATCCTAAAACAGGAACTACTTGGGCACAAGAAATGGTTTGGTGTATTGGAAATAATTTAGAAGTAAGTGATGAATATATCTATATACGTTTCCCGTTTTTGGAAGTAACTACACTGTTTGATTTACGTGATGCCCCAAATGCATTACCAGCATTCTTTTATAAggagttttttacaaattccttagaatatataagaaaattaccGCATCCAAGGTTTATTAAAACACATTTACCATGGGAATTGTTACCACGACAAATACGAACTGGTGAACgtaaaccaaaaattatttacgtttATCGAAATCCAAAAGATACGTGCGTGTCGTATTATCATCATTGTGTGAATGGCGAAGGATACAAAGGAGATTTTAACGTGTTTatggaattatttttaagtggACGTTTATCGTTTGGTCCATATCCATCGCATATTTTAAGTGTTGTTCAACAGAAACATCGTAacaatgtattaattttaaagtatgaaGAAATGAAAAGTGATCTTAAGGCAGTGATAAAACAAGtttgtgaatttttaaataaggttTATAGTGAAGATGATattgataaattacaaaaacatttgtCCTTCGAagtaatgaaaacaaataaggCTGTGAACTATGATTTATTCTTTGGTGATGGAAAATTTATGCGAGCTGGTGTTATTGGTAGTTATAAAGTAGACATGTCACCGGATGTTGTGGCACGCTTTGATAAATGGATTGCTGAAAATTTTGCGAATACAGGCACTTCATTTTGA
- the LOC123305325 gene encoding luciferin sulfotransferase-like codes for MPSITKIDPQLTKLKSDENLLKYFINDFRKGYVEVTNKKFVLPQYYMEFMDEIENFEVYDTDVFVVTHPKTGITWAQEMVWCIGHNLECSNVEIYRRFPFLEVTSLFDTRDCPELFGENAESDFFNNSLEYVRNLPRPRYIKTHLPWDLLPKQIRTGERKPKIIYVYRNPKDTSVSYYHHCQSGEGYSGDFNIFIDLFLSGRLAYGPFPAHVLSMMEQKDRENVLIIKYEEMKSDLRAVIKQVMEFLSKNYSDEEISKLEKHLSFESMKNNKAVNYGQDFGGNFMRAGIIGSYKAVMTPELISRFDKWIEDKFGKTEI; via the coding sequence ATGCCttcaattacaaaaatcgatccacaattaacaaaattaaaatcagatgaaaatttattaaaatatttcataaatgatTTTCGTAAAGGCTACGTTGAggtaactaataaaaaatttgttttaccacAATATTACATGGAATTTATGGACGAGATAGAAAATTTCGAAGTGTATGATACTGACGTATTTGTAGTAACACACCCCAAAACAGGTATTACATGGGCTCAAGAAATGGTCTGGTGTATTGGACATAATCTAGAATGTAGTAATGTTGAAATTTATCGACGATTTCCATTCTTAGAAGTGACTTCGCTATTTGATACACGTGATTGTCCCGAACTATTTGGAGAGAATGCTGAGAgtgacttttttaataattcattagaATATGTTCGAAATTTACCACGTCCAAGGtatataaaaacacatttaccTTGGGATTTATTACCGAAACAAATACGAACGGGAGAACGTAAACCGAAAATTATTTACGTGTATCGTAATCCAAAAGATACAAGTGTTTCATATTATCATCATTGTCAAAGTGGAGAAGGATATTCTGGAGACTTTAATATctttatagatttatttttaagtggGCGGTTAGCGTATGGTCCATTCCCAGCGCATGTATTGAGTATGATGGAACAAAAAGATCGTGAAAacgttttaattattaagtatGAAGAAATGAAAAGTGATTTGAGAGCTGTGATAAAACAAGTGAtggaatttttaagtaaaaattattcggatgaggaaatttcaaaacttgaaAAACATTTGTCGTTTGAgtcaatgaaaaataataaagctgTAAATTATGGCCAAGATTTTGGTGGTAATTTTATGCGTGCTGGAATTATTGGTAGCTATAAAGCTGTTATGACACCGGAATTAATTAGTCGATTTGATAAATGGATTGAGGATAAATTTGGCAAGACGGAAATATAg
- the LOC123305011 gene encoding luciferin sulfotransferase-like has protein sequence MPKITKINPQQTKLEADEQLWKYFVNDFRKGYVEVTDKKFILPEYYVEFMDKIENFEVFDTDVFVITHPKTGTTWIQEMVWCLGHNLEVSDVFLPKRFPFLEVTTMFDIRECPEQFEEFAQCEFFTNSLEYTKNLPQPRYIKTHLPWDLLPKQIRTGERNPKIIYVYRNPKDTSVSYYHHCRNGEGYAGDFNVFMELFLNGRLAFGPYPAHVLSIVEQKQRDNVLIVKYEDMKSDLKSVIKQVMAFLNQNYSDEEISILEKHLSFESMKNNSAVNYDTHFKGGTFMRAGVIGSYNSDMTPELIKRFDKWTVDNFGHSSVLNDFLK, from the coding sequence ATGcccaaaataacaaaaatcaatcCACAACAAACAAAATTAGAGGCTGATGAACaattatggaaatattttgttaatgatTTTCGTAAAGGATATGTGGAGGTCaccgataaaaaatttatattacccGAATATTATGTAGAATTTAtggataaaatcgaaaattttgaagtttttgataCTGATGTATTTGTGATAACACATCCAAAAACCGGCACAACATGGATTCAAGAAATGGTGTGGTGTTTAGGACATAATTTAGAAGTGAGTGATGTATTTTTACCTAAACGTTTCCCATTCTTGGAAGTAACTACAATGTTTGATATACGAGAATGCCCTGAACAATTTGAGGAATTTGCACAatgtgaattttttacaaattcattggagtatacaaaaaatttaccacAACCCAGGTATATTAAAACTCATTTACCTTGGGATTTGTTACCGAAACAAATACGAACGGGTGAACGTAATCCGAAAATTATTTACGTGTATCGTAATCCAAAAGATACAAGTGTTTCATATTATCATCATTGTCGAAATGGGGAAGGGTATGCTGGAGACTTTAATGTATTTATGgaactatttttaaatggtCGATTAGCATTTGGACCGTATCCCGCACATGTTTTAAGTATTGTCGAGCAAAAGCAACGTGATAATGTCTTAATAGTTAAATATGAAGATATGAAAAGTGATTTAAAATCAGTGATAAAACAAGTGATGgcatttttaaaccaaaattattcAGATGAAGAAATTTCAATACTTGAAAAACATTTGTCGTTCGaatcaatgaaaaataatagCGCTGTGAATTATGATACACATTTTAAAGGTGGAACTTTCATGCGCGCAGGAGTAATTGGTAGTTATAACTCTGATATGACACCTGAATTAATTAAACGTTTTGATAAATGGACCGTAGATAATTTTGGACATTCTAGtgttttaaatgactttttaaaatga